TTCTCCCCGCCGGACAGTTTGGCCGGCCGTCTATTGAGAAGCGCGCCCAGGTCCAGAAGGTCAATTACTTTATCAAAGCTAAGTCTTCGATCTTTCCTGGGAACCAATTTCATGCCGTAAGTCAGGTTGGATTTGACAGATAGATGAGGGAAAAGACGGCCATCCTGAAAAATATAACCGAGTCGCCTTTTATTGGGAGCGACATTAATCTTTTTTTTCGAATCAAAGATCGTTTCATTGTCCAAAGAAATTCGGCCTTCATCAGGCTCAAGCAGTCCGGCGACCATGTTAATGACAGATGTTTTTCCGGCCCCGGAAGGCCCGAAGATTGCGGTGATGCCCGAATCTCCCGTAGAGAATGCGACGTTAACTGTAAATGCGCCCAATTTTTTTCGGACATTTACTTCAAGCACCGTTTAGCCTCGAATCCTATTCAAAACGTATCTGGAGCTGAATTCCGACAGCATCAACGCCACAAACGCCACAATCACGGAAATTGCGCATAAACGCATTGCTCCGGCTTCGCCGTCCGGGACCTGTGTCAGCGTATATAGCGCTAAAGGCAAGGTCCGAGTTTGTCCCGGAATGTTTGAGACAAAGGTTATTGTCGCTCCAAATTCGCTAAGGCTACGGGCAAACGCTAGAATAACGCCGGTAATGATCCCCGGCATAATCAAAGGCACGGTTACTGTGAAAAATACCCGGATCGGCCCAGCTCCCAAAGTTTTGGCGGCCGCTTCCAATCCTTCATCCACCTGTTCAATGGAAAGGCGAATCGCTCTTACCAGGAGAGGAAACGCCACAACAGCGGACGCTACGGCGGCCCCTTTCCAGTTGAAGATGAAGCTGATTCCGAGGTTCTTGTATATCCATGCGCCGATGACGCCATTTCGGCCAAGAAGAACCAGCAATAGATAGCCAATTACAACAGGAGGCAACACAAGAGGCAGATGCGTCAATCCATCGAGAAGGGTCTTGCCGACAAACCTCTTTCTGGCGAGGATCCAGGCGATAAATATTCCCGGCGGAAGGATGGCTATGACCGCCCATGTTGATATCCACAGGCTCAGCCTGAGCGCCTCCTGTTCCAGTGGCGTCAATGAGTACCATTCAGTCACTTGACGCTAAAACCGTATTTCTTAAAAATCGCCTTTGCTTCCACTCCCTTGAGGAACTCAAAGAATTTCTTGGCGTCCTGGCTCTCGTGGGCCTTAATCAAGGCTATCGGATAGATTACAGGAGGATAGCTGTCTGAAGGAAAGGCTCCGACGATCTTTACCTTCTTGCTAATAGCGGCGTCAGTAGAGTATACGGCTCCCAAAGGGGCCTCGGCTCTTTCGACAAGAGCTAGAGCGCCACGAACATCGCTCGCTCGAGCGAGTCTCGGCTCAATCTCTTTCCATATCCCGAGCTTTTCAAACGCGGCTTTAGCGTATTTACCAACTGGAACGTGGTCCGGGTCTCCTGTCGCAAGCCGTCCGGAGCCCAACTCAGCCATCAATTGGGACTTGATATTATCTATCTTCACTATTTTACTGGAAACAGGAGCAATCAGCACCAATGTGTTACCTAGAAGATTGTATCGGGTTGCAGGGTTGATCAAGTCTTTCTTTGCCAGGTAATTCATCCAGTCCTCGTCCGCGGAAATAAAAATGGACGCAGGCGCTCCCTGTTCGATCTGCTTGGCTAGAGTGGAGGATGAAGCGAATGAGGACACCACGTCGACCCCAAACTGTTTCTTAAACACGGCGGCGATATCATTAATAGCGTTAGTAGTGGACGCCGCGGCAAAAATGGTGACATGTCCAGTTTCGGCGGCAAAGCAATTGGCGCCCGAAACAAGAGCGACGCCAACTAACAATAGAACTGACAAAATAGGGATTAGAAAACCTTTTCTTTTCATCATAGTCCTTTCAAAGCGCAGTTGATTACTGGGCGGGAACAGGTTTACTAGACGGGTTGGAAGTTTGTTTGATCAGGGTTTCCAGCCAGACACAGGCGGCCTGAGCCATTGAAATGCGATACTCAAGAGCTTCCTGGACGATTCTGGTTGATGCCCCGGACCTGACTTCAATCAAATGGGACCGCTTGGATTTACATACTTCGAGTTGTTCGGACAGAAGAACCATTTCTATGTCTTCAGATCTGAGTCGAGCGAAAAAAAGCTTGATAAGGAACTCAATTCTGAGATCCCTGAGATTCGAGACAGGCGCGGCTAGCCACTGATGGAGTTCATTTCTTCCATACTCGGTGAGTCTGAACACCTTTTTCGAAGGGAGGTTAGACTGTTCGACACGTTCGTGAGCTGTCAGGCCTTCATGCTCGAGTTTCGACAGTAACGCATAGATTTGGCTGCGGCCAAGCCAACAGATTCCGGACAAATTTTCCTGAAGGAATGCTACCAACCTGTAGCCATGAGAATCCTCAAGGTCCAGAGCGCCCATGACAGCGAATTCCGCAGGGTTTCTGGACGAAACGGTATGTAGTTTCATTGCTTGACTAGTCATAGTGTGAGTAATATGCCTAGATTCGTTTTGCGTGTCAAGAAAATAGGCCCAAATCAGGCCAAAGACCGCGAACTAGGCTGCCTGCGCCATGTTTGAATTCATTTGAATCACTTTCGTCCCGATTGGGCTCAAAATTCTCAGAAGGGTACCTCAAAAATCCTCACTTCTTCAGGACATACTCAGAAAGAGTTGGTTTGATATCCGTAACTTTTTGAAAAGACGGCTCAAATTATGCCAGAAACTAAGGGTTCTGTAAAATATCTGGTTGCCGGGGTAATTAATAGAGGCTCTCAGAATGCGGAGCCATTATGAATGAACCTGAAAATTTTTTTGAGGCCATTGACATGTAGAGAACATGTCACAATTGATTAGTACACGTAACAAAACTGCCCGGTTTTTTTCGTGTGCATCGAGAGGTTGGGTCGGTAGACGATCCCGCCTCTCCCTTATTTCCGGTTTTATTAATTGGCTTCCTTACTAATATGAGCCCCAAACAAATTAAATTTCCGGCAATCAAAACCGGTGGTATAATATTAAGACACAATGCTATAATACTATTGTATATTTGATCGAGGAGGTTGCGTTTATACATGACAAAAGATGAGAATCCCAAAAGTAATCTCACCGGTCTACGATCTCTGGCCGAAGCTGCCCTTCTCGGAAAATCTGGAGAGGGAATCCCCGATTTACCAGCTCTGACCAAAGAGGAAATGCAAAAACTCATTCATGAGTTGTGGGTCCACCAGATTGAGTTGGAAATGCAGAATGAGGAACTCCAGCGGGCTCAAGAGGAAGCAGAGCGGTCCAGAGAAAGGTATTTGGATTTATTTGACTATGCGCCGGTTGGATATTTCACCTTGGACAAGAATGCTGTTATTTTGGAAGCTAACCTCACAGGAGCGAGCCTACTTGGAATTGAGAGAAAATCCCTAATTAATAAGCCCCTGACGAGTTTTATTCATAAGGATGACCAGGACACCTTCTATTTGCATCGTAAGCAGGTCTTGCAAACCGAGACCCAGCACATTAGCGAAATCAAATTGGTAAAATCGCATGGCGGTTGGTTCCACGCTCAATTGCATAGCGTAAGAATAGCGGATACTAAAGGCGGACCCGGCCAATGGCGAACAGCCATAACGGACATCACCGACCGCAAGCTCGCGGAGGATGCGGTACAGAGAGCCTACGATGAACTGGAACTTAGAGTAAAAGAACGCACATCCGATTTATTGCAGGCCAATTCAGCGCTTGAACTGGAAATTGTCGAGCGCCACGAGGCGGAAAGCGGTCTTAAGCAAAGTGAACTGAGGCTGAATCTCGTATTGAGCGGAGCGGGCCTGGGGTCGTGGGACTACAACCTTGAGACAGGTGAGACCATTTGCGACCAGCGTTTGGCCGAAATGCTAGGATTCACTCTGGATGAGATTCAGTCACATCTCCCTTGGTGGGAGAATCTAACTCATCCAGACGATTGGTCTCGGGTCATGGAGACTCTCAATGCCCATTTGGAAGGCCGTATACCTTTATACGAGGCCGAATTTCGGGTCAGGCAAAGGCTCGGCGACTGGAAGTGGGTGTTGGCCCGTGGTTCAGTCGTCGAACGGGGTAAAGACGGCAAACCCTTGCGGGTAGCGGGAACGTATCTCGATATTACCGAACGGAAGCGGGATGAGGAAGCTTTGCGTAGCAGTGAAGAGCGTTTCAGGGCAATATTTGACGGCGCCCAGGACATGATTTTCATTATGAATAGTAATTTTGAATACACACAAGTGAACGCAGCGATGGCCAAAATGGTTGAACTTGACACGTCCGAAATCATTGGACGCAAACCCAAG
The genomic region above belongs to Desulfomonilaceae bacterium and contains:
- the modC gene encoding molybdenum ABC transporter ATP-binding protein — encoded protein: MLEVNVRKKLGAFTVNVAFSTGDSGITAIFGPSGAGKTSVINMVAGLLEPDEGRISLDNETIFDSKKKINVAPNKRRLGYIFQDGRLFPHLSVKSNLTYGMKLVPRKDRRLSFDKVIDLLDLGALLNRRPAKLSGGEKQRVAIGRALLTSPSLLLMDEPLSSLDGQLKAEILPFVSKMQTESMIPALYVSHSIDEILLIAESVIVVRGGQIAFSGKLDSSLIEERSELFPTLQGNSPALLPEPYLQNTLSSSLLF
- the modB gene encoding molybdate ABC transporter permease subunit, with the translated sequence MTEWYSLTPLEQEALRLSLWISTWAVIAILPPGIFIAWILARKRFVGKTLLDGLTHLPLVLPPVVIGYLLLVLLGRNGVIGAWIYKNLGISFIFNWKGAAVASAVVAFPLLVRAIRLSIEQVDEGLEAAAKTLGAGPIRVFFTVTVPLIMPGIITGVILAFARSLSEFGATITFVSNIPGQTRTLPLALYTLTQVPDGEAGAMRLCAISVIVAFVALMLSEFSSRYVLNRIRG
- the modA gene encoding molybdate ABC transporter substrate-binding protein: MMKRKGFLIPILSVLLLVGVALVSGANCFAAETGHVTIFAAASTTNAINDIAAVFKKQFGVDVVSSFASSSTLAKQIEQGAPASIFISADEDWMNYLAKKDLINPATRYNLLGNTLVLIAPVSSKIVKIDNIKSQLMAELGSGRLATGDPDHVPVGKYAKAAFEKLGIWKEIEPRLARASDVRGALALVERAEAPLGAVYSTDAAISKKVKIVGAFPSDSYPPVIYPIALIKAHESQDAKKFFEFLKGVEAKAIFKKYGFSVK
- a CDS encoding helix-turn-helix transcriptional regulator, with translation MKLHTVSSRNPAEFAVMGALDLEDSHGYRLVAFLQENLSGICWLGRSQIYALLSKLEHEGLTAHERVEQSNLPSKKVFRLTEYGRNELHQWLAAPVSNLRDLRIEFLIKLFFARLRSEDIEMVLLSEQLEVCKSKRSHLIEVRSGASTRIVQEALEYRISMAQAACVWLETLIKQTSNPSSKPVPAQ
- a CDS encoding sigma 54-interacting transcriptional regulator, whose product is MTKDENPKSNLTGLRSLAEAALLGKSGEGIPDLPALTKEEMQKLIHELWVHQIELEMQNEELQRAQEEAERSRERYLDLFDYAPVGYFTLDKNAVILEANLTGASLLGIERKSLINKPLTSFIHKDDQDTFYLHRKQVLQTETQHISEIKLVKSHGGWFHAQLHSVRIADTKGGPGQWRTAITDITDRKLAEDAVQRAYDELELRVKERTSDLLQANSALELEIVERHEAESGLKQSELRLNLVLSGAGLGSWDYNLETGETICDQRLAEMLGFTLDEIQSHLPWWENLTHPDDWSRVMETLNAHLEGRIPLYEAEFRVRQRLGDWKWVLARGSVVERGKDGKPLRVAGTYLDITERKRDEEALRSSEERFRAIFDGAQDMIFIMNSNFEYTQVNAAMAKMVELDTSEIIGRKPKDIYGEAVGRQLRLLDLRVLAGDAIEREHTVRRKGVSFTLNTVLRPLHDAHGKTIGVFGISRDVTERSRVLPTPKASFESYPSEAMRATMSEARSAAASDGAVLLQGEIGSGKDYLARWIHDHSKRALGPYFSLNCAAISRELAESELFGHERGSFTGAHRRKRGLLELAEGGTLLLNEIGELPLSLQSKLLTFLDTRSFLRVGGEKPINVNARIISATNRSLDNEVEEGRFLSALFYRINVFGITVPPLRNRIEDIRILSEEIMSRLAVELQLTTLPYVDPAFAIALTRYDWPGNVRELRNALERALMLSDGHSLSLTLPSGKGSSEDWSHVSSFPLQERTLHDVTDEVIKSLCLEALRRCEGNRRCAARTLGIARDSLYRHMKRFGITSENRTADQDD